From a single Cydia amplana chromosome 10, ilCydAmpl1.1, whole genome shotgun sequence genomic region:
- the LOC134651560 gene encoding glycine-rich protein-like, which produces MFAKIAVIAACLFGFAHAGALSSGLGYGSALGYGSNLGYGGYGGYGGSGAGLAYGSYAGHGGYGGVGYGGYGLAGHGLGHATSHVSVVKSVAPSYSSLGYAGVAGSALGYAGAPVATSYANQYSAHGSPDHGYGGYGTGYGAGYGGGYGAAGYGGYGHGAYGHGAYGGW; this is translated from the exons ATGTTTGCTAAG ATCGCCGTAATTGCCGCCTGCCTCTTCGGCTTTGCTCATGCTGGAGCGCTAAGCTCTGGCCTTGGCTACGGCTCTGCCCTCGGCTATGGCTCAAATCTGGGATATGGCGGGTACGGTGGCTACGGCGGTAGCGGCGCTGGACTGGCTTACGGAAGTTACGCTGGCCACGGTGGTTACGGAGGAGTAGGATATGGTGGATACGGCTTAGCGGGCCACGGTCTCGGTCACGCCACTTCCCACGTGTCTGTCGTTAAGAGTGTTGCTCCTTCATATTCAAGCCTAGGATATGCCGGTGTTGCGGGTTCAGCCTTAGGCTATGCCGGCGCTCCCGTTGCGACTTCGTACGCTAACCAATACAGTGCACATGGCTCTCCCGACCACGGCTATGGTGGTTACGGTACGGGTTACGGAGCCGGTTACGGAGGCGGTTACGGTGCTGCTGGTTATGGCGGTTACGGTCACGGTGCCTACGGACATGGCGCCTATGGTGGCTGGTAA
- the LOC134651454 gene encoding cuticle protein 64-like, with protein sequence MIGKFALLVCLFGLARAGNLYGGGLGYSSPGYGSLGYSSGYGYGSGYGGYGYGHDLGYSAPIISKTVVAPVVKTIAPISYAHAPAISHVSQYSYHGSPIVKSYAPLGYSSYGLGHGYGIGHSAYAPVSYGGYGHGYSHGGYGYGGYGW encoded by the exons ATGATTGGAAAG TTCGCTCTTCTCGTCTGCCTGTTCGGCCTCGCCAGGGCTGGAAACCTGTACGGCGGTGGTCTCGGATACAGCTCCCCCGGCTACGGATCCCTTGGCTACAGCAGCGGTTACGGTTACGGCAGCGGTTACGGCGGCTACGGCTATGGGCATGACCTCGGCTACTCCGCCCCCATCATATCCAAGACAGTAGTCGCCCCTGTAGTAAAGACCATTGCGCCCATCTCCTACGCCCACGCCCCGGCCATCTCCCACGTCTCGCAGTACAGCTACCATGGATCTCCCATTGTTAAATCTTACGCCCCATTGGGCTACTCATCGTACGGACTTGGACACGGATATGGTATTGGACACTCTGCGTACGCCCCTGTTTCTTATGGTGGATACGGACATGGTTACAGCCACGGCGGCTACGGCTACGGTGGTTACGGATGGTAA
- the LOC134651559 gene encoding cuticle protein 16.5-like — MYAKIVVVLCAAGIASAGNLLHAAAPVAYASPVSSVSYATHTAHGAPVATYAATPVASYATAPVASYAAAPVATYAAAPVATYAAAPVVKSVAPAVSYQSISTHSAPAYAAPAYAASAYAAPAYAAPAVATYAAAPVVHKTITPVSTYAAAPVVHKTIAAPAYSAYHSAPVAYAPAPAVHAYQAAPVATYAAAAPLVKTAVTYSAAPAVSHVSYSSAYGNYGW, encoded by the exons ATGTACGCCAAG ATCGTAGTTGTGCTGTGCGCCGCGGGCATCGCCTCCGCCGGCAACCTGCTGCACGCCGCGGCTCCCGTAGCGTACGCCTCACCCGTTTCCTCGGTGTCATACGCCACGCACACGGCGCACGGCGCCCCCGTCGCCACGTACGCTGCTACTCCCGTCGCATCATACGCCACGGCTCCCGTGGCGTCATACGCCGCCGCCCCCGTTGCCACCTACGCCGCCGCCCCCGTTGCCACCTACGCCGCCGCCCCCGTCGTCAAATCTGTCGCTCCTGCCGTCTCCTATCAGAGCATCTCTACCCACTCCGCTCCTGCGTACGCCGCTCCCGCGTACGCCGCTTCCGCGTACGCCGCTCCCGCGTACGCCGCCCCCGCTGTAGCGACTTACGCCGCCGCCCCAGTTGTACACAAGACCATCACTCCTGTGTCCACTTATGCCGCTGCCCCGGTTGTACACAAGACCATCGCCGCGCCCGCTTACTCTGCTTACCACTCTGCCCCCGTGGCTTACGCTCCCGCTCCCGCCGTGCACGCCTACCAGGCTGCCCCCGTAGCcacttacgccgccgccgcTCCCTTAGTCAAGACCGCTGTCACCTACTCCGCAGCCCCGGCTGTCTCCCATGTCTCTTACTCCAGTGCCTACGGTAACTACGGCTGGTAA